The following coding sequences lie in one Labrus bergylta chromosome 13, fLabBer1.1, whole genome shotgun sequence genomic window:
- the cxcr2 gene encoding C-X-C chemokine receptor type 1, protein MRHSVSVSSILVNLCGHLVTRMKLQLFIASVLKYLVLTNQEGWAQQADGFDQSYLYALLTNTTPDYEDEMYSPCSETLPGFNSVGMTITYIVVFVFSLVGNSVVVYVVCYMEKSRASTDIYLMHLAIADLLFTLTLPFWAVDAHSGWIFGTFSCKLLSGFQEASVYSGVFLLACISVDRHFAIVRATRLISSHHLLVKVVCCVVWLVAGLLSLPVAIHRESLHYKGFDRFICYENLTGESSDRWHVGIRVMRHAVGFFLPLVVMAFCYGWTMVTLCHTRNQQKHKAMRVILAVVSAFVLCWLPYNITVLIDTLIKGGSLKVETCDTRYRVEAVLNVTQVLAFLHCAVNPVLYAFIGEKFRNELLSALYKHGLISKRILMSYRSGSVNSAGSSRSRNTSASSW, encoded by the exons ATGAGACACTCTGTGTCAGTCAGTTCCATACTTGTTAATCTTTGTGGGCATCTAGTCACAAGGATGAAGCTACAACTTTTTATTGCAAGTGTTCTGAAGTATTTGGTTCTTACCAATCAAGAAGGATGGGCACAACAG gcGGACGGATTCGACCAGAGTTACTTGTATGCCCTTCTCACCAATACGACCCCTGATTATGAGGATGAAATGTATTCTCCCTGCAGTGAAACTTTGCCTGGATTTAACAGTGTGGGAATGACCATCAcctacattgttgtgtttgtcttcagCTTGGTCGGCAACAGTGTAGTTGTCTATGTCGTTTGCTACATGGAGAAAAGTCGAGCTAGCACAGACATCTACTTGATGCACCTGGCGATTGCAGATCTTCTCTTCACTCTGACCCTCCCCTTCTGGGCGGTCGATGCTCATTCTGGTTGGATCTTTGGCACGTTCTCATGCAAACTCCTGTCGGGCTTTCAGGAGGCCTCAGTATACAGTGGTGTCTTCCTGCTCGCATGCATCAGCGTGGACCGCCACTTTGCAATTGTGAGGGCTACACGTTTAATATCCTCCCATCACCTGTTGGTGAAAGTGGTGTGCTGCGTGGTGTGGCTGGTGGCTGGATTGCTCTCCTTACCTGTGGCAATACATCGGGAGAGCTTGCATTATAAAGGGTTTGACCGGTTCATTTGCTATGAAAACCTAACAGGCGAAAGCAGCGACAGGTGGCATGTTGGCATTCGCGTTATGCGCCATGCAGTTGGATTTTTCTTGCCACTTGTAGTGATGGCCTTCTGCTACGGCTGGACTATGGTGACGTTGTGCCACACACGAAATCAACAAAAGCATAAGGCCATGCGTGTCATCCTGGCAGTGGTGTCAGCATTTGTCCTGTGCTGGCTGCCATACAACATCACAGTACTGATTGACACACTCATTAAAGGTGGATCGCTGAAAGTGGAGACGTGTGACACTCGCTACAGAGTTGAGGCCGTTCTGAATGTGACCCAAGTGTTGGCCTTCCTGCACTGTGCAGTGAATCCGGTGCTGTACGCCTTCATCGGAGAGAAGTTTCGAAACGAGTTGCTCTCGGCTCTTTACAAACACGGCCTCATCAGCAAGAGGATCCTGATGTCTTACAGATCAGGCTCGGTTAACAGCGCAGGGAGCAGCAGATCTAGAAACACATCTGCCAGCTCCTGGTAG
- the parp9 gene encoding protein mono-ADP-ribosyltransferase PARP9 yields the protein MTSTLQVPLHGVSVKIVRQNAGDLCEVLQSKFGCTVIIDGVDSADDFSSAQQKKPADEDQPRFAFKLDAGVQVSVWKADLTRFEAHAVVNAANTKLQHWGGLALALSKAGGPDIQRESESYIGKNGDLNTGDAIVTSAGWLPCKCIIHAVGPDLNDSSTPNVNRAEPLLKKTIWSILNKVSEKRLQSVAIPAISSGIFNYPLPQCADAIVSAVKEYYKSPNKHLPKEIFLVNHDEPSVREMTRACKSNFMSYSQAAGSQVREDAKTSTHSLQIGKVRLMLKKGHIEHEQTDVIVNTASKDKDLESGCISMALLKKAGDQMQREIRRASPDGRVIITNAYNLNCKNVFHTFCGGRPGGGWEQATSKQILFESVRDCLRLAVQYRHKSIAFPAIGTGNLGFDKTVVAQIMLNAVAEFARTCQSTLEVHVVIFPTDRDTFWAFENQMRNLQKLEFPPSTEHAFGKRDEFQGFKAASPQISLMGGSEEATREAERWLQNLFFETFSPVVIHNNFIHQFGEREDQQLSPLVKKGVSFEEHFKDGRASIVVKGHSDEDVAVARLKVEAILCKIQEKFVEEETQEINGKLIQKTYFGENTLTEPESQEFKEKSFSFMDKKLRISKVVKVVKVENPALEIIFEMKKKQLNCSTSRTMFQCMPAQFLELVSRIGFHACVAPPEDPILGQGIYFAGTVEKAMDMWKTPNEEYVYFVEAEVLTGSFTSGKRDLSLPLAVGKDPQKLYDSVTNRTDIAVIFSGYQALPTYIITCRVN from the exons ATGACCAGTACATTACAAGTTCCTCTTCATGGGGTTTCAGTCAAAATTGTGAGACAAAATGCAGGTGATTTGTGTGAAGTCCTTCAAAGCAAATTTGGATGTACGGTCATCATCGACGGGGTGGATTCGGCTGATGATTTCAGCAGTGCACAGCAGAAAAAGCCAGCCGATGAAGACCAGCCAAGGTTTGCTTTTAAGCTGGATGCAGGTGTTCAGGTGTCTGTGTGGAAGGCTGATCTCACCCGTTTTGAAGCACATGCTGTTGTGAATGCTGCCAATACCAAGCTTCAGCATTGGGGTGGCCTTGCATTGGCTCTGTCTAAAGCTGGGGGTCCAGATatccagagagagagcgaaagttACATCGGAAAGAATGGTGACTTGAATACAGGAGATGCAATTGTCACCAGTGCTGGGTGGTTACCATGCAAGTGCATTATTCATGCTGTGGGTCCTGACCTAAATGACTCCTCCACTCCTAATGTTAACCGGGCTGAACCGCTGTTGAAGAAGACCATCTGGAGCATTCTTAACAAAGTGAGTGAGAAGCGTCTGCAGTCTGTTGCTATTCCCGCCATAAGCTCTGGAATTTTCAACTACCCTCTGCCTCAGTGTGCCGACGCCATCGTGTCAGCTGTGAAAGAATACTATAAAAGCCCTAACAAACATCTTCCTAAAGAGATCTTTCTGGTAAACCATGACGAGCCTTCAGTCCGGGAGATGACCAGGGCCTGCAAATCGAATTTCATGAGTTACAGTCAGGCTGCAGGAAGTCAAGTCAGAGAAGATGCCAAAACGTCAACACACTCTCTCCAGATTGGAAAAGTCCGTCTGATGCTGAAGAAGGGACACATTGAGCATGAGCAG acaGATGTCATCGTGAACACTGCATCAAAAGACAAAGACCTGGAATCTGGTTGCATTTCCATGGCTCTACTGAAGAAAGCGGGGGATCAAATGCAAAGAGAAATACGTCGTGCTTCTCCGGATGGCCGTGTCATCATTACAAATGCCTACAATCtcaattgtaaaaatgttttccataCTTTTTGTGGTGGGAGGCCGGGTGGTGGATGGGAGCAAGCAACCTCTAAACAG ATTCTTTTTGAGTCAGTACGTGATTGCTTACGTTTGGCAGTCCAATATCGACACAAGTCAATCGCCTTTCCTGCCATCGGAACCGGAAACTTAGGGTTTGACAAAACAGTTGTTGCACAGATCATGTTGAATGCAGTGGCTGAGTTTGCCCGGACGTGCCAATCGACATTGGAAGTTCATGTTGTCATATTTCCTACTGACCGGGACACATTTTGG GCCTTTGAAAATCAGATGAGAAATCTCCAGAAACTAGAATTTCCTCCCAGCACTGAACATG CGTTTGGCAAGCGAGATGAATTCCAGGGCTTCAAGGCTGCATCTCCACAGATAAGCCTGATGGGGGGCTCAGAAGAAGCAACGCGCGAGGCCGAGCGATGGCTCCAGAACCTTTTCTTTGAAACCTTTAGCCCTGTCGTCATCCACAACAACTTCATCCACCAATTTGGGGAGCGAGAAGATCAGCAACTTTCTCCCCTGGTGAAAAAGGGCGTCTCCTTCGAGGAGCATTTTAAGGATGGTCGTGCAAGCATCGTTGTGAAAGGGCATTCGGATGAAGATGTTGCAGTTGCCAGGTTAAAGGTTGAGGCCATTCTCTGCAAAATACAAGAGAAGTTTGTAGAAGAGGAAACGCAGGAAATAAACGGAAAGTTGATCCAGAAAACGTATTTTGGAGAAAACACATTGACAGAGCCCGAAAGCCAGGAgttcaaagaaaaaagtttttcGTTCATGGATAAGAAACTGAGGATTTCAAAG GTGGTGAAAGTGGTGAAAGTGGAGAACCCAGCACTGGAGATCATctttgaaatgaagaaaaaacagctCAACTGCTCCACATCTCGTACAATGTTTCAATGCATGCCCGCACAGTTCCTCGAGCTGGTCAGTCGTATCGGATTCCACGCGTGTGTCGCTCCACCCGAAG ACCCCATACTCGGACAGGGCATCTACTTTGCAGGCACGGTGGAAAAGGCCATGGACATGTGGAAGACGCCGAACGAAGAGTATGTCTACTTTGTGGAGGCTGAAGTGCTGACAGGATCGTTCACCTCCGGTAAACGAGATCTCAGTCTGCCACTTGCTGTGGGAAAAGATCCCCAAAAGCTGTACGACAGTGTGACCAACAGAACTGATATCGCTGTCATATTCAGTGGATATCAAGCTCTGCCGACGTACATCATCACCTGTAGGGTGAACTGA
- the faima gene encoding fas apoptotic inhibitory molecule a, producing the protein MSNDLAGVWEVALSDGVHRIEFEHGTTTGKRIIIVDGKEVLRRDWMFKLVGKETFNVGKADTKATINIDAVSGFAYEYTLEINGKSLKKYMENRSKVTSTWVLNLDGVDCRVVLEKDTMDVWCNGQNIETAGEFVEDGTETHFSLGDHNCCVKAVSSGKRRDGIIHTLLVDGTEIAECTE; encoded by the exons ATGTCAAATGATCTCGCTGGTGTGTGGGAGGTTGCTCTTAGTGATGGGGTCCACAGGATAGAGTTTGAGCACGGCACGACCACCGGGAAAAGGATCATCATCGTGGATGGAAAG GAGGTGCTGAGACGAGACTGGATGTTCAAACTTGTGGGGAAGGAGACTTTCAATGTGGGAAAAGCGGACACCAAAGCAACCATTAACATCGATGCAGTCAGCGGGTTTGCCTATGAGTACACCCTGGAGATCAACGGGAAGAGCTTGAAGAAGTACATGGAGAACAGATCAAAGGTCACCAGCACCTGGGTACTCAACTTGGACGGTGTTGACTGCAGGGTGGTCCTAG AGAAAGACACGATGGATGTTTGGTGTAATGGACAGAATATTGAGACTGCT GGGGAATTTGTGGAAGACggcacagaaacacatttctcactGGGAGACCACAACTGCTGTGTAAAGGCAGTGAGCAGTGGGAAGAGACGAGATGGGATCATTCACACGTTGCTTGTGGACGGCACAGAGATAGCTGAATGCACAGAGTAA